In a single window of the Hirundo rustica isolate bHirRus1 chromosome 7, bHirRus1.pri.v3, whole genome shotgun sequence genome:
- the DHRS9 gene encoding dehydrogenase/reductase SDR family member 9 — translation MSTWRYRLSLQMSPQNLSLSDSLHIAILASILSLIIYWIIRDRYRVRNLNGKHVFITGCDTGLGNSLAKWLDKKGFCVIAACATEKGSQELRSCSSLSLRTVNLNLADSNSIARAVVFVTEQTAGKGLFGLVSNAEGTAPVGPTDWLRIEDFHSVLDVSLLGLIEITLKLLPLLRKAEGRVVNLINAKGLMAFVGGGYSLSKWGMEAFSDTLRIEMQHFGVKVSIVEHGFFKTEEGNSDVIEKHLFRLWNRLTPEIRDSYGEKYLVEYIKAQRSSVKRLCDYNISNVIKCMEHALIAKYPRTRYRAGWDAKFFWLFLSYAPSCLSDMLLHITFPAPAESRRPVHGVLINV, via the exons ATGAGCACCTGGAGGTATAGACTGAGCTTGCAGATGTCTCCCCAGAAT CTCTCACTTTCAGACTCACTGCACATAGCAATTCTGGCTTCCATACTTTCTCTTATCATTTACTGGATCATCAGAGACAGATACAGAGTGAGAAATCTGAATGGAAAGCATGTCTTCATAACAGGCTGTGACACTGGACTGGGAAACTCACTGGCTAAATGGCTTGATAAAAAGGGATTTTGTGTCATTGCTGCATGTGCCACAGAAAAAGGAAGCCAAGAGCTACGGTCCTGCTCTTCACTCTCACTGAGGACAGTGAATCTGAACTTAGCAGACTCCAACAGCATTGCCAGGGCTGTGGTGTTTGTGACTGAACAGACAGCTGGCAAGG GGCTTTTCGGTTTGGTGAGCAATGCTGAAGGAACAGCACCCGTAGGACCCACTGACTGGCTGAGGATTGAAGACTTCCATTCAGTCCTGGATGTTAGCCTGCTGGGACTGATTGAAATCACACTCAAGCTCCTGCCACTTCTGagaaaagctgagggaagagTTGTCAATCTAATTAATGCCAAAGGCCTCATGGCTTTTGTAGGGGGTGGCTACAGTCTGTCCAAATGGGGCATGGAAGCTTTCTCTGACACCTTACG gatagaaatgcagcattttggAGTGAAAGTAAGCATTGTTGAGCATGGTTTTTTTAAGACAGAAGAAGGCAATTCAGATGTCATTGAGAAACACCTCTTCAGACTTTGGAACAGACTGACTCCTGAGATCAGGGACTCCTATGGAGAGAAATATTTAGTTGAAT ATATAAAAGCCCAAAGATCATCAGTGAAAAGACTGTGTGACTACAATATTTCTAATGTCATAAAATGCATGGAACATGCCCTGATAGCAAAGTACCCCAGGACACGATACAGAGCTGGATGGGATGCAAAGTTCTTCTGGCTGTTTCTCTCCTATGCCCCAAGCTGTTTGTCTGATATGCTGCTGCATATTAcatttccagctccagcagagagcaggagacCAGTTCATGGAGTTCTAATTAATGTCTAG